In Campylobacter vulpis, a genomic segment contains:
- a CDS encoding mechanosensitive ion channel family protein — MKKIFLALFLFVSFALSSDLTENNKNVRTENSLFNLVQGYVELNSKIKEYAQTSDTNSSTYRQIIEELNEEKQKILSRIPEIIVSQEIDQKDVKLFLQKKEDLEKLKNKSPKQSFTYINAGLDLLYLQVIEEFYKSLAELKELFKNAASSKDMTKLIDTSMENLQMLINTDFSPYKDKITNTAQLETINTKETLIKNTFSSYSEILKYLRTNAHLLESNYLFSALGLQIWIDKINSFFNIEFLNVGKIVISLLVLAFFMSLRKFFSHIVYFFLVKLVYRGRANVDDIKTMFIENIKKPVGFLLVVYAFSLCLTIAFYPAPMNLTLSNAFYIIYAIFIAWLILTILDGYGMVLVSKLAQKSGKKEVVNLIIKILYFVIIVIAFLFILAQLGFNISAIIASLGIGGLAVALAAKDIIANFFASILLLFDNSFNQGDWVEVSGVEGTVVETGLRKTTIRTFDNSLVFLPNSVIMGANIKNWSKRRIGRHIKMYLGVGYDATPEKLESCVKDLKELLSTSALVAHPEDSALKYGDSSAKYRQNLVSINDLEGYKNACYVGLSDFGESSINIEIYFYTKAVTADGFRDARQALMLEFMRIIEKNGLSFAFPSRSIYIENLPPLDKAFKV; from the coding sequence ATGAAAAAAATCTTTTTAGCACTCTTTCTTTTCGTCTCTTTCGCCCTAAGTAGCGACTTAACAGAAAATAATAAAAATGTAAGAACAGAAAATAGTCTTTTTAATCTCGTCCAAGGTTATGTGGAGCTAAATTCTAAGATTAAAGAATATGCTCAAACAAGCGATACAAACTCAAGCACATATAGGCAAATCATTGAAGAATTAAATGAAGAAAAACAAAAAATCCTCTCAAGAATCCCAGAAATCATCGTCTCACAAGAAATCGATCAAAAAGATGTCAAGCTTTTTTTGCAAAAAAAAGAAGATTTAGAAAAGCTTAAAAATAAAAGTCCTAAGCAAAGCTTTACTTACATTAATGCTGGTCTTGATTTGCTTTATTTACAAGTTATCGAAGAATTTTATAAATCACTTGCCGAGCTTAAAGAGCTATTTAAAAATGCTGCAAGTAGTAAGGATATGACCAAGCTTATTGACACAAGTATGGAAAATTTGCAAATGCTTATCAATACAGATTTTTCTCCTTATAAAGATAAAATTACAAACACAGCACAACTTGAAACAATAAATACAAAAGAAACACTTATTAAAAATACTTTTAGCTCTTATAGTGAGATTTTAAAATATCTTAGAACGAATGCGCATTTGTTAGAAAGTAATTATCTCTTTAGTGCTTTGGGTCTTCAAATTTGGATTGATAAAATCAATTCTTTTTTTAATATAGAATTTCTTAATGTCGGTAAAATTGTCATATCCTTGCTTGTTTTAGCTTTTTTTATGTCGCTTAGGAAATTTTTCTCTCACATTGTATATTTTTTCCTCGTGAAGCTTGTTTATCGTGGCAGAGCAAATGTTGATGACATTAAAACAATGTTTATAGAAAATATCAAAAAGCCCGTGGGTTTTTTGCTTGTTGTTTATGCGTTTAGCCTTTGTCTTACCATAGCTTTTTATCCAGCACCTATGAATTTGACACTTAGCAATGCTTTTTATATTATTTATGCAATTTTTATCGCTTGGCTTATTTTGACTATTTTAGACGGCTATGGTATGGTTTTAGTCTCAAAACTTGCCCAAAAAAGTGGCAAAAAAGAAGTTGTCAATCTCATCATTAAAATTTTATATTTTGTCATCATCGTCATCGCCTTTTTATTTATCTTAGCACAGCTTGGTTTTAATATCTCTGCTATTATAGCCTCACTTGGTATAGGTGGTTTAGCCGTGGCTCTAGCAGCAAAAGACATTATTGCAAATTTCTTTGCCTCCATCTTGCTTTTATTTGATAATAGCTTTAATCAAGGCGATTGGGTTGAGGTTTCAGGCGTGGAAGGAACGGTTGTAGAAACTGGACTTAGAAAAACGACTATTAGAACCTTTGATAATTCTTTAGTTTTTTTACCAAATTCAGTTATTATGGGAGCAAATATCAAAAACTGGAGTAAAAGACGCATAGGACGCCATATTAAAATGTATTTGGGTGTGGGCTATGATGCGACTCCTGAAAAATTAGAATCTTGTGTTAAAGATCTTAAAGAGCTTTTAAGCACAAGTGCTTTAGTTGCTCACCCTGAAGATAGTGCTTTAAAATACGGCGATAGCTCCGCTAAATATAGGCAAAATCTCGTCTCCATTAACGACCTTGAGGGTTATAAAAATGCTTGTTATGTGGGGCTTAGTGATTTTGGAGAAAGCAGCATTAATATAGAAATTTATTTTTATACAAAAGCTGTTACAGCAGATGGTTTTAGAGATGCTAGACAAGCTTTAATGCTTGAATTTATGCGTATTATAGAGAAAAATGGACTAAGTTTTGCCTTTCCAAGTAGAAGCATTTATATAGAAAATTTACCTCCGCTTGATAAGGCTTTTAAAGTATGA
- a CDS encoding replication/maintenance protein RepL: protein MNKNFKKALEKILGKKRFELLEFLCENADENGFVMIKISDLEEKLGQSKPTIIATFKFLEDKKLFKRLKNGFYQLNL, encoded by the coding sequence ATGAATAAAAATTTCAAAAAGGCTTTAGAAAAAATTCTAGGCAAAAAGCGTTTTGAACTTTTAGAATTTCTTTGCGAAAATGCCGATGAAAACGGCTTTGTAATGATTAAAATCAGCGATTTGGAAGAAAAACTTGGACAAAGTAAGCCGACCATTATCGCTACTTTTAAATTTTTAGAAGACAAAAAACTTTTTAAAAGACTTAAAAACGGCTTTTATCAATTAAATTTATAA
- a CDS encoding fumarylacetoacetate hydrolase family protein produces MKFVHFNWNGERHLGVLNAENKVICFKHLGIKTNDMNAFIIHYDEFKNNLNNLAGYPTIDLSPEKFLAPIIEPLQDIICLGINFLDHAKESAKFKGENFEERKYPVYFGKRVNDATAPYAKIPLHQSVTKQLDYECELAVILSKEAYKIKANEAKNYIFGYTIINEISARDLQAKHKQFYRAKSLEGSTIMGPCIVSVDEIAYPPQLSLKSYVNGELRQNDNTKNFIFDIAYVLEELSAGMRLKAGTIISMGTPSGVGMGLNPPQFLKDKDEVRCEIEKIGTLCNIIDKNL; encoded by the coding sequence ATGAAATTTGTGCATTTTAACTGGAACGGCGAAAGGCATTTGGGTGTGCTAAATGCTGAAAATAAAGTTATTTGCTTTAAGCATTTAGGTATTAAAACAAATGATATGAACGCATTTATTATCCACTATGATGAATTTAAAAATAACTTAAATAACTTAGCTGGTTACCCTACCATTGATCTATCGCCTGAAAAGTTTTTAGCCCCCATCATTGAACCCTTGCAAGATATTATTTGCCTTGGGATTAATTTTTTAGACCACGCAAAAGAATCAGCGAAATTTAAGGGCGAGAATTTTGAAGAAAGAAAATACCCCGTTTATTTTGGCAAAAGGGTTAATGACGCCACTGCCCCTTATGCTAAAATCCCTCTACATCAAAGTGTAACAAAACAGCTTGATTATGAATGCGAATTAGCCGTGATTTTAAGTAAAGAAGCCTATAAAATCAAAGCTAATGAGGCGAAAAACTATATCTTTGGTTATACTATCATCAACGAAATTTCGGCTAGAGATTTACAAGCTAAGCATAAGCAATTTTACCGCGCAAAAAGTTTGGAGGGTAGCACTATAATGGGTCCTTGTATAGTAAGCGTTGATGAAATAGCCTATCCGCCACAACTTAGCCTTAAAAGCTATGTTAATGGCGAGTTAAGGCAAAATGACAATACAAAAAATTTCATCTTTGACATCGCTTATGTTTTGGAAGAATTAAGTGCTGGAATGAGACTAAAAGCAGGGACTATCATCTCAATGGGAACACCAAGCGGGGTTGGTATGGGGCTTAATCCTCCGCAGTTTTTAAAAGATAAAGATGAAGTGCGTTGTGAGATTGAAAAAATCGGCACACTTTGCAATATTATCGATAAGAACTTATAA
- a CDS encoding diacylglycerol kinase: MKPKYSLFSNTQYALQGLLSLVKFESSFKIELSIIIPALILDYFLPLSLVEHLFLAGVLVLILIVEALNSAIEACVDLITNEWHEKAKRAKDCGSAAVFFAIVFALFSWGVVLFKVFYE, from the coding sequence GTGAAACCAAAATACTCGCTTTTTTCCAATACACAATATGCCTTACAAGGCTTACTTTCTTTAGTTAAATTTGAAAGTTCTTTTAAAATAGAGCTTAGTATCATCATTCCCGCTTTGATATTAGATTATTTTTTACCCCTTAGCTTAGTGGAGCATTTGTTTTTAGCAGGGGTTTTGGTGCTAATACTTATCGTAGAAGCCTTAAATTCTGCGATTGAAGCCTGTGTGGATTTGATTACAAATGAGTGGCACGAAAAGGCTAAAAGGGCTAAGGATTGTGGGAGTGCGGCTGTGTTTTTTGCCATAGTTTTTGCTCTCTTTTCTTGGGGAGTTGTTTTATTTAAGGTTTTTTATGAATAA
- a CDS encoding phosphoethanolamine transferase: MKISWFQFVFLNTFLIVLMNFNGFIFIYKNLSSNQLWLTIAIILAYACLVHIILCVIFVRFLSKFFSIIFLITAGMSAYFMQSYGVLIDSDMLRNVFNTDTKEAFDLINMSLILLILGLLFVSFFILKITILYPSFKKQLGIKFLNIFLAFGIFCAVFLPLTKSFVPFFRTYSEMRMYNVPFYQFYALFRYYQIYLAPKAELKILSDKAYRENNTTKRNLVLVIGETARAANYSLGGYKNQTNLATPHEDIIYFDKVSSCGTSTAVSLPCMFSASKKNNFSNKAYEENLLDFVDKVGIKTTWLDNNSGGCQGVCQRLKQTHIFKEEYDGFLIEELKKTLANLDTANFIIVHLQGSHGPAYYKRYPKEFEKFTPTCDTNELSKCTLEQITNTYDNTILYTDYIVEEMIDELKMIKDYQNTLIYISDHGESLGENGIYLHGMPYAIAPKTQTQIPFILWTDDENLRQIAFKHKNMELSHDNLFSTILGYFEVKTPFYEEAFDLLNLKFGEKK, from the coding sequence TTGAAAATTTCTTGGTTTCAATTTGTATTTTTAAATACATTTTTAATTGTTTTGATGAATTTTAATGGCTTTATTTTTATTTATAAAAATTTATCATCAAATCAATTATGGCTAACCATAGCTATAATCCTAGCTTATGCTTGTTTAGTGCATATCATACTTTGCGTGATTTTCGTAAGGTTTTTAAGCAAATTTTTTTCTATTATTTTTTTAATTACGGCTGGTATGAGTGCTTATTTTATGCAAAGTTATGGGGTTTTAATCGATAGCGATATGCTACGCAATGTTTTTAACACGGATACTAAAGAAGCTTTTGATTTAATTAATATGTCTTTAATTTTGCTTATTTTAGGGCTTTTATTTGTGAGTTTTTTTATTTTAAAAATCACAATTCTTTATCCGTCTTTTAAAAAACAACTTGGTATTAAATTTCTAAACATTTTTTTAGCGTTTGGCATTTTTTGTGCCGTTTTTTTACCACTAACAAAAAGCTTTGTGCCGTTTTTTAGAACTTATAGTGAAATGAGAATGTATAATGTGCCTTTTTATCAATTTTACGCCCTATTTCGCTACTATCAAATTTATTTAGCCCCTAAGGCAGAGCTTAAAATTTTAAGCGATAAAGCTTATAGGGAAAATAATACTACAAAAAGAAACTTAGTGCTTGTCATAGGAGAAACGGCAAGGGCGGCAAATTATTCTCTTGGAGGATATAAAAATCAAACTAATTTGGCAACCCCTCACGAAGACATAATATATTTTGACAAAGTTTCAAGCTGTGGCACTTCTACGGCTGTGAGTTTGCCTTGTATGTTTTCTGCTTCGAAAAAAAATAATTTTTCCAATAAGGCTTATGAGGAAAATTTGTTAGATTTTGTAGATAAGGTGGGCATTAAAACGACTTGGCTGGATAATAATTCAGGCGGTTGTCAAGGTGTTTGTCAAAGGCTTAAACAAACACACATTTTTAAAGAAGAATATGATGGCTTTTTGATTGAAGAGCTTAAAAAAACTCTTGCGAATTTAGATACGGCGAATTTTATCATTGTGCATTTGCAAGGATCACACGGACCAGCTTATTACAAACGCTATCCTAAGGAATTTGAAAAATTTACGCCCACTTGTGATACAAATGAGCTTTCAAAATGCACTTTAGAGCAAATCACTAACACTTATGATAATACCATACTTTACACAGATTATATTGTCGAAGAAATGATTGACGAGCTTAAAATGATTAAAGACTATCAAAACACTCTTATTTACATTTCAGACCACGGCGAAAGTTTAGGAGAAAATGGTATATACCTGCACGGAATGCCCTATGCCATAGCACCCAAAACGCAAACGCAAATTCCTTTCATTTTATGGACAGATGATGAAAATTTAAGGCAAATTGCTTTCAAACATAAAAATATGGAGCTTTCGCACGATAATCTTTTTAGCACGATTTTGGGTTATTTTGAGGTTAAAACACCCTTTTATGAAGAAGCATTTGATCTTTTAAATCTCAAATTTGGAGAGAAAAAGTGA